From the uncultured Trichococcus sp. genome, one window contains:
- the typA gene encoding translational GTPase TypA — MEFRKDIRNVAIIAHVDHGKTTLVDELLKQSDTLNARTELMERAMDSNDLEKERGITILAKNTAVQYKGTRINIMDTPGHADFGGEVERIMRMVDGVVLVVDAYEGTMPQTRFVLKKALEQKLIPIVVVNKIDKPTARPAEVVDEVLELFIELGADDEQLEFPVVYASAMHGTSSMSDDPTEQEDTMDNVFDAIIEHIPAPIDNSAEPLQFQVALLDYSDFVGRIGIGRVFRGTIKVGDQVSLLKLDGSFKNFRVSKLFGYFGLDRIEIEEAKAGDLIAISGMEDIFVGETVTPVDHRDALPVLHIDEPTLQMTFLTNNSPFAGREGKWVTSRKIEERLMKQLHTDVSLRVDPTDSPDAWIVSGRGELHLSILIENMRREGYELQVSRPEVIIREIDGVRCEPFERVQIDTPEEYMGSVIETISQRKAEMQDMQNSGNGQVRIIFLVPSRGLIGYSTEFLSITRGYGIMAHTFEAYLPELPGKIGGRSKGALVSTETGKTTTYGIMGVEDRGTIFIEPGVDIYEGMIVGENARDNDIAVNITRAKQMTNIRSANKDSTNVIKRPRTLTLEESLEFMGEDEYCEVTPESVRLRKQILDKNEREKAAKRKKKAE, encoded by the coding sequence ATGGAATTTAGAAAAGATATTCGTAATGTTGCAATCATCGCCCACGTTGACCATGGTAAAACAACATTAGTAGATGAATTGTTGAAACAATCGGATACATTGAACGCAAGAACCGAGCTTATGGAACGCGCAATGGACTCCAACGATCTTGAAAAAGAACGCGGAATCACGATCTTGGCGAAAAATACAGCCGTACAATACAAAGGCACACGCATCAATATCATGGACACTCCAGGCCACGCGGACTTCGGTGGAGAAGTAGAACGTATCATGCGTATGGTTGATGGTGTAGTGCTTGTTGTCGATGCCTACGAAGGCACGATGCCGCAAACGCGTTTCGTATTGAAAAAAGCCTTGGAGCAAAAACTGATCCCTATCGTCGTAGTAAACAAAATCGACAAACCGACTGCCAGACCGGCTGAAGTTGTGGATGAAGTTCTGGAATTGTTCATCGAATTGGGCGCAGATGACGAACAATTGGAATTCCCGGTTGTCTATGCTTCTGCAATGCATGGTACTTCAAGCATGTCAGATGATCCAACTGAACAAGAAGACACAATGGACAACGTTTTTGATGCAATCATCGAACACATCCCGGCTCCAATCGACAACTCTGCTGAACCATTACAATTCCAAGTAGCTTTACTTGACTACAGTGACTTTGTTGGCCGTATCGGTATCGGACGCGTATTCCGTGGCACAATCAAAGTCGGGGATCAAGTTTCCTTACTTAAATTGGACGGCTCATTCAAGAATTTCCGTGTATCAAAACTGTTCGGCTACTTTGGTCTGGACCGCATCGAAATCGAAGAGGCGAAAGCAGGCGATCTGATCGCTATTTCCGGTATGGAAGATATCTTTGTTGGTGAAACAGTGACTCCTGTTGATCATCGTGATGCTTTGCCGGTTCTGCATATCGACGAGCCTACACTGCAAATGACTTTCCTTACAAACAACTCTCCTTTCGCAGGCCGTGAAGGCAAATGGGTCACTTCCCGTAAAATCGAAGAGCGTTTGATGAAACAATTGCATACGGACGTATCTTTGCGTGTCGATCCTACCGACTCTCCTGATGCTTGGATCGTTTCCGGACGTGGCGAATTGCACTTGTCCATCCTGATCGAAAACATGCGTCGTGAAGGCTACGAATTACAAGTATCCCGTCCAGAAGTTATCATCAGAGAAATTGATGGCGTAAGATGCGAGCCGTTTGAACGTGTACAGATCGACACCCCTGAAGAATACATGGGTTCCGTAATCGAAACAATCAGCCAACGCAAAGCGGAAATGCAGGACATGCAAAACAGCGGAAACGGCCAAGTCCGTATCATCTTCCTTGTTCCATCACGTGGATTGATCGGTTACTCTACTGAATTCTTATCCATCACACGCGGTTATGGTATCATGGCCCATACATTTGAAGCATACTTGCCGGAGTTGCCAGGCAAAATCGGCGGACGCAGCAAAGGCGCGCTTGTATCTACTGAAACAGGCAAAACGACAACCTACGGCATCATGGGTGTAGAGGACCGCGGAACAATCTTCATCGAACCTGGTGTGGATATCTATGAAGGTATGATTGTCGGCGAAAACGCCCGCGACAATGACATCGCTGTTAACATCACAAGAGCGAAACAAATGACGAATATCCGTTCTGCAAACAAAGATTCCACTAACGTGATCAAACGTCCGCGTACATTGACGCTGGAAGAATCACTTGAATTCATGGGAGAAGATGAGTATTGCGAAGTGACACCTGAAAGTGTCCGTCTGCGTAAACAAATCCTAGACAAAAACGAGCGCGAAAAAGCTGCTAAACGCAAGAAAAAAGCAGAATAA
- a CDS encoding YlaN family protein translates to MDSINKTTALEILMQDAEKIYKLINSQKEHLCFANCPAFEDVVDTQMYGFSREVDYAVKLGIISKEEGHKILSDLEASLNAMYTNYFDQSKNDSADKGV, encoded by the coding sequence ATGGATAGCATCAATAAAACAACTGCTTTGGAAATCTTGATGCAAGATGCTGAAAAGATCTACAAATTAATCAATAGCCAAAAGGAACACCTCTGCTTTGCGAACTGTCCGGCCTTCGAGGATGTGGTGGATACGCAAATGTACGGGTTCTCCCGTGAAGTCGATTATGCCGTTAAATTGGGAATCATCTCGAAAGAAGAGGGGCACAAGATATTGAGCGATTTGGAGGCTTCTTTGAACGCCATGTACACGAACTATTTTGATCAATCGAAAAACGATTCCGCCGACAAAGGGGTTTAG
- the ftsW gene encoding putative lipid II flippase FtsW, producing MIKNAIKKKFSYMDWRLLIPYIILSGFGILMVYSSSSYRAMTDYNNSEHFFYKQIIFASLGLLGALIASFLSKRLFKNDKLLTYVLFGLFAVLAYLLLWPGTATKGARGWIYFGTIGFQPAEFMKLNLILYLSWFISKHQSRINDNFYEMVKKPIAITAAAVVMVFLQPDLGGAAIIAFICLVMFLHSGIKVKYGVMTFGAIGAVYGLIIVMVKTFGSSIPFFHSYQMERITSFIDPFADIQDSGYQVVNSYYALSRGGLFGVGIGESIQKSGYLPEPHTDFILSIVGEELGLMGVAFVLVLFFYMVYRIFKNAIKIKDPFAQLVCIGIGTMFLVQGVINVGGATGLMPLTGVTFPFVSYGGSSLLVSAVSIGLVNNMYINDQISKQPK from the coding sequence ATGATTAAAAATGCAATCAAGAAAAAATTCTCCTATATGGATTGGCGTCTTCTGATCCCATACATCATCCTGTCGGGCTTCGGGATACTGATGGTCTACAGTTCCAGCAGTTATCGCGCCATGACGGATTACAACAATTCGGAACATTTTTTTTATAAGCAAATCATTTTCGCTTCATTGGGGTTACTGGGGGCGTTGATCGCGTCTTTTCTGTCCAAGCGACTGTTCAAAAATGATAAATTGTTGACGTATGTTTTGTTTGGCCTTTTCGCTGTATTGGCTTACCTGCTGCTATGGCCCGGTACCGCAACGAAAGGGGCACGCGGCTGGATCTACTTTGGAACAATCGGGTTCCAACCTGCAGAGTTCATGAAATTGAATCTGATCCTTTACTTGTCCTGGTTCATTTCCAAACACCAGTCCCGCATAAATGATAATTTTTATGAAATGGTGAAGAAACCGATCGCGATAACAGCCGCGGCGGTGGTAATGGTGTTTTTGCAGCCCGATCTCGGTGGGGCAGCCATCATTGCCTTCATCTGTCTGGTCATGTTCCTTCACAGCGGCATCAAAGTCAAATATGGCGTAATGACGTTTGGGGCAATCGGGGCGGTTTACGGTCTGATCATCGTCATGGTGAAAACATTCGGGAGCAGCATCCCGTTCTTCCATTCCTATCAGATGGAACGGATCACATCATTCATCGATCCTTTTGCCGACATACAGGATTCCGGTTACCAAGTGGTGAATTCGTACTACGCTTTAAGCAGGGGAGGCCTTTTCGGTGTAGGCATCGGTGAAAGCATCCAGAAGTCCGGCTATTTGCCGGAACCCCACACCGATTTCATATTGTCCATCGTTGGGGAAGAACTGGGCTTGATGGGTGTTGCATTCGTTTTGGTGCTGTTTTTCTATATGGTTTATCGTATTTTTAAAAATGCCATCAAAATTAAAGATCCGTTTGCCCAACTGGTCTGCATCGGAATCGGCACGATGTTCCTGGTTCAGGGAGTCATCAATGTTGGGGGTGCAACCGGCCTGATGCCATTGACCGGAGTCACTTTTCCGTTCGTCAGCTACGGAGGATCCAGCCTGTTGGTATCCGCCGTTTCGATCGGACTGGTCAACAATATGTACATCAACGATCAGATTTCCAAACAGCCAAAATAA